One Halorientalis litorea DNA segment encodes these proteins:
- a CDS encoding response regulator yields MGEITILIVDDEQAVADIYGAHLEVEYDVRIAYGGEEALEKLDEDVDIAFLDRRMPGMSGDEVLEQIRAEGLDVRVAMVTAVDPDFDILDMGFDDYLVKPISRDDLYETVDKLLSYAEYDETFEEYYRLVSKRAALQSAKSKSTLEASDEYQELTDRIEELEGALDEAMFDLEGGDMDALFSSGSDSDSPGQQQP; encoded by the coding sequence TTGGGCGAGATAACAATCCTCATCGTCGACGACGAGCAAGCGGTTGCGGACATCTATGGCGCGCATCTGGAGGTAGAGTACGATGTTCGCATCGCATACGGTGGTGAAGAGGCACTCGAAAAACTGGACGAGGATGTTGATATCGCCTTCCTAGACCGGCGGATGCCCGGGATGTCGGGCGACGAGGTGCTCGAACAGATACGTGCCGAGGGCCTCGACGTGCGCGTGGCGATGGTGACGGCAGTCGACCCCGACTTCGATATCTTGGACATGGGGTTCGACGACTATCTGGTCAAGCCGATTTCGCGGGACGACCTCTACGAGACGGTAGACAAACTGCTCTCCTATGCCGAGTACGACGAGACGTTCGAGGAGTACTACCGTCTCGTCTCGAAGCGCGCGGCACTCCAGTCCGCAAAGAGCAAGTCGACGCTGGAGGCGAGCGACGAGTATCAGGAACTGACAGACCGCATCGAGGAGCTTGAGGGGGCCCTCGATGAAGCGATGTTCGACCTAGAGGGGGGCGACATGGACGCGTTGTTCTCGTCCGGGAGTGACAGCGACTCCCCGGGTCAGCAACAGCCCTGA
- the ahbB gene encoding siroheme decarboxylase subunit beta, with protein sequence MSLQSGDWREGLDEVDAALVDGYQSGFPVTERPFRTVAADLDISEDDALARVERLRETGIFRRFGAVLNPPVIGSSTLAAVSAPEDRFEEVAEVINGHRQVNHNYRRDHEWNMWFVVTAGSRETRDEIIADIEAETGLSVLVLPMLTDYYIDLEFPVVNGDRFARESVSGTDASATRISEDAAADFSALDRRLLLEIQGGFPLTATPYRDIADAVDADVAAVLDAIERLVADGCIKRVGCVVNHVVTGFDSNCMVVWDVPDDELDARGETVGSLPYVTLCYHRPRRPEQDWEYNLFTMVHGRETDAVDAKIDELAADYLPVDHERLYSTETLKQTGARYDDIVGE encoded by the coding sequence ATGAGTCTCCAGTCGGGTGACTGGCGCGAGGGCCTCGACGAGGTGGACGCCGCACTGGTCGACGGATACCAGAGCGGATTCCCCGTCACCGAACGGCCGTTCCGAACTGTCGCCGCCGACCTCGATATCTCCGAGGACGACGCGTTGGCCCGCGTCGAGCGGTTGCGCGAGACGGGTATCTTCCGGCGGTTCGGGGCGGTCCTCAACCCGCCGGTCATCGGCTCTTCGACGCTCGCCGCGGTGTCCGCCCCCGAGGACCGCTTCGAGGAGGTAGCCGAAGTGATAAACGGCCACCGGCAGGTCAACCACAACTACCGACGCGACCACGAGTGGAACATGTGGTTCGTCGTCACCGCCGGGTCCCGCGAGACACGCGACGAAATCATCGCGGACATCGAGGCGGAGACGGGGTTGAGCGTGCTAGTCCTCCCGATGTTGACCGACTACTACATCGACCTCGAATTCCCGGTGGTCAACGGCGACCGGTTCGCACGCGAGTCCGTCTCCGGAACGGACGCTTCCGCGACCCGCATCAGCGAGGACGCGGCGGCGGACTTTTCGGCCCTCGACCGCCGTCTCCTGCTGGAAATCCAGGGCGGGTTCCCGCTCACCGCGACGCCGTACCGCGATATCGCGGACGCGGTGGACGCCGACGTGGCCGCCGTCCTCGACGCCATCGAGCGACTGGTAGCCGACGGCTGTATCAAGCGCGTCGGCTGTGTCGTCAACCACGTCGTGACCGGGTTCGACAGCAACTGCATGGTCGTCTGGGACGTACCCGACGACGAACTCGACGCGCGCGGCGAGACTGTCGGCTCTCTGCCGTACGTCACGCTCTGTTACCACCGTCCACGCCGCCCGGAGCAGGACTGGGAGTACAACCTGTTCACGATGGTACACGGCCGTGAGACGGACGCTGTCGACGCGAAGATAGACGAGTTAGCAGCCGACTACCTGCCCGTCGACCACGAGCGGCTCTACTCGACGGAGACGCTGAAACAGACAGGGGCACGGTACGACGATATTGTCGGGGAGTAA
- a CDS encoding MaoC family dehydratase: MTRYFEDIAVGDTTTHGSYTVTEDEIIEFAEQYDPQPFHTDPEAAEDSMFGGLAASGWHTAAACMRLLVETMEREEWASQGARGIDELRWIRPVRPGDDLSIELEVVEKRESDRSGLGEVDNRMTGYVDDEAVISWIGLGLIAKRDA, from the coding sequence ATGACCCGCTACTTCGAGGACATCGCAGTCGGCGACACGACCACTCACGGCAGTTACACGGTCACGGAAGACGAGATAATCGAGTTCGCCGAGCAGTACGACCCGCAACCGTTCCACACGGACCCCGAGGCGGCCGAAGATTCGATGTTCGGCGGCCTCGCGGCCAGCGGGTGGCACACCGCCGCCGCCTGCATGCGCCTGCTGGTCGAGACGATGGAGCGCGAGGAGTGGGCCTCACAGGGTGCCCGGGGTATCGACGAACTCCGGTGGATTCGCCCCGTCCGCCCCGGTGACGACCTCTCCATCGAACTCGAAGTCGTCGAGAAACGCGAGAGCGACCGCTCCGGCCTCGGCGAAGTTGACAACCGCATGACTGGGTACGTCGACGACGAGGCCGTCATCTCGTGGATCGGACTGGGCCTGATAGCGAAGCGAGACGCATAG
- a CDS encoding response regulator gives MTSGDLPTVLVVDDEADVADAYAAQLEQSFRVDVAYSGEEALDTLDAETDIVLLDRRMPGLSGDEVLERIRTEGLDVRVAMVTAVDPGFDIIEMPFDDYVTKPVSRSDLVDTIERLLTCAEYEDLLQDYYRTTSKYATLLANKSATALENSEEFEELERKRDALREQLEDTVDKFEDRHFATVFREIHERGEVAHGVTEE, from the coding sequence ATGACATCCGGTGACCTCCCCACTGTACTGGTGGTCGACGACGAGGCCGACGTGGCCGACGCGTACGCCGCACAGTTGGAACAGTCGTTTCGGGTCGACGTGGCCTACAGCGGTGAGGAGGCACTGGACACGCTCGATGCGGAGACGGACATCGTGCTGCTCGACCGCCGGATGCCGGGGTTGTCCGGCGACGAGGTGCTGGAACGCATCCGCACCGAGGGTCTCGACGTGCGCGTGGCGATGGTGACGGCAGTCGACCCCGGGTTCGACATCATCGAGATGCCGTTCGACGATTACGTGACCAAGCCCGTTTCGAGATCGGACTTGGTCGACACTATCGAGCGACTGCTCACCTGTGCGGAGTACGAGGACCTGTTACAGGACTACTACCGGACGACTTCGAAGTACGCGACGCTCTTGGCGAACAAGAGTGCGACCGCACTCGAAAACAGCGAGGAGTTCGAGGAACTGGAACGGAAACGGGACGCGCTCAGGGAGCAACTCGAAGATACCGTCGACAAGTTCGAGGACCGCCACTTCGCGACGGTGTTCCGGGAGATACACGAGCGGGGCGAAGTCGCACATGGCGTGACCGAAGAGTGA